A DNA window from Brassica napus cultivar Da-Ae chromosome C1, Da-Ae, whole genome shotgun sequence contains the following coding sequences:
- the LOC106383008 gene encoding protein ETHYLENE INSENSITIVE 3-like, which translates to MMFNEMGMLGGNVDFYSCSSLGELDLCPAPQPELDSIVEDDYTDDDEIDVDELERRMWRDKMRLKRLKEQQQDNKSSKQGVDYDSAKQRQSQEQARRKKMSRAQDGILKYMLKMMEVCKAQGFVYGIIPENGKPVIGASDNLREWWKDKVRFDRNGPAAIAKYQAENNVPGVCESNGLIGPTPHTLQELQDTTLGSLLSALMQHCDPPQRRFPLEKGVPPPWWPSGKEDWWCQLGLGKDQGPAPYKKPHDLKKAWKVGVLTAVIKHMFPDVGKIRKLVRQSKCLQDKMTAKESATWLAIINQEEALARELYPESCPPLSSLSGGGNCSLLMNDCGQYDVEGFEKETRYEVEEVKPVKEEVSSEFMRKRKANRDLNAVMERTVFTCENPGCVHSEISRGFLDRNSRDNHQLGCPHRDSCVLYGAGPSRFHVNEVKPVVGFSQPRPVNSVDQPIDLTGIGVPEDGQKMISELMSMYDRNVQSNQTPMVMENQNVSLLQPMVQNQFQGNMVEGGFFEEFNIPNRAKNNNSSNQMFFQGNNNGFNYDTAHNNNFEVAHNNSSSNRFQGVYDSAPFDMASLVYRDDMSVPGVVGTMDGMQQKQHDVSMWF; encoded by the coding sequence ATGATGTTTAACGAGATGGGAATGTTAGGCGGGAACGTGGACTTCTACTCTTGTTCCTCTCTCGGGGAACTTGACCTCTGTCCCGCACCACAGCCTGAACTGGATTCTATTGTTGAAGACGACTACACAGACGACGACGAGATCGATGTGGATGAGCTCGAGAGGAGGATGTGGAGAGACAAAATGCGTCTCAAACGTCTCAAGGAGCAGCAGCAGGACAACAAGAGCAGCAAACAAGGAGTTGATTATGATTCCGCCAAGCAGAGACAGTCTCAGGAGCAAGCCAGGAGGAAGAAAATGTCCAGAGCGCAAGACGGGATCCTGAAGTACATGCTGAAGATGATGGAAGTCTGTAAAGCTCAAGGCTTTGTCTACGGTATCATCCCGGAGAACGGGAAGCCTGTGATCGGCGCATCGGATAATCTCCGCGAGTGGTGGAAAGATAAAGTCAGGTTTGACCGTAACGGTCCTGCTGCGATTGCCAAGTACCAAGCGGAGAACAACGTCCCAGGGGTTTGTGAAAGTAACGGTTTGATTGGACCTACGCCGCACACGTTGCAAGAGCTTCAGGACACGACTCTGGGGTCGCTTTTGTCTGCGTTGATGCAGCACTGTGACCCTCCTCAGAGACGGTTTCCTTTGGAGAAAGGTGTGCCTCCTCCGTGGTGGCCTAGCGGGAAAGAGGACTGGTGGTGTCAGCTCGGTTTGGGTAAAGACCAAGGCCCTGCTCCTTACAAGAAGCCTCATGATTTGAAGAAGGCGTGGAAAGTCGGCGTTTTGACCGCGGTTATTAAGCATATGTTTCCTGATGTTGGTAAGATCCGTAAGCTTGTGAGGCAGTCCAAATGCTTGCAGGATAAGATGACTGCTAAAGAGAGTGCTACTTGGCTCGCTATTATTAACCAAGAAGAGGCTCTGGCTCGGGAGCTTTATCCTGAGTCCTGCCCTCCTCTTTCTTCTTTATCAGGCGGTGGGAACTGCTCGCTTCTGATGAATGATTGTGGTCAGTACGATGTTGAAGGGTTTGAGAAGGAGACTCGTTATGAAGTGGAAGAGGTCAAGCCTGTGAAGGAAGAAGTCTCATCAGAGTTCATGAGGAAGAGGAAGGCTAACCGAGATTTGAACGCTGTAATGGAGAGAACGGTTTTCACCTGTGAGAATCCTGGGTGTGTCCATAGCGAAATCAGCAGGGGGTTTCTGGATAGGAACTCAAGAGACAACCATCAATTAGGTTGTCCACACCGAGACAGTTGCGTACTTTATGGAGCAGGACCGTCCAGGTTCCATGTCAACGAAGTTAAGCCTGTCGTTGGATTTTCTCAGCCAAGGCCGGTGAACTCGGTGGACCAGCCAATTGACTTAACCGGTATTGGAGTTCCTGAAGATGGGCAGAAGATGATCTCCGAGCTTATGTCTATGTACGACAGGAACGTCCAGAGTAACCAAACTCCTATGGTTATGGAGAATCAAAACGTGTCACTGCTTCAACCAATGGTCCAGAATCAGTTCCAAGGAAACATGGTGGAAGGAGGTTTCTTTGAAGAGTTTAACATCCCAAACAGAGCTAAAAACAACAACAGCAGCAACCAAATGTTTTTCCAAGGGAACAACAATGGGTTCAACTACGACACTGCACACAACAACAACTTTGAAGTTGCGCATAACAACAGTAGCAGCAACAGGTTTCAGGGTGTGTATGATTCTGCACCGTTCGATATGGCCTCATTGGTTTACAGAGATGATATGTCAGTGCCAGGAGTAGTTGGGACGATGGATGGTATGCAACAAAAGCAGCATGATGTTTCCATGTGGTTCTAA
- the LOC111202728 gene encoding peptidyl-prolyl cis-trans isomerase-like yields the protein MEVPVMLDSKRKHQNNVAAGGVCTINVNPVGRLIPPPAFDGAHVPPPANPKAYFYMTVDGKPAGMIVMELFADTTPRTAENFRALCTGEKGMGKLGKLLHYKGSIIHHVDPGYMIAGGDIIDGGKGNGGECIYESRFFEVENFIKKHTSPGILSMWNRGRNSTGSQFMIHAKANPDLEEECVVFGQVVQGMDAVTVRN from the exons ATGGAAGTACCCGTTATGCTTGATAGCAAACGG AAACATCAAAATAACGTTGCGGCTGGTGGTGTGTGCACAATTAACGTTAACCCTGTTGGCCGACTCATACCACCTCCGGCCTTTGATGGAGCCCATGTTCCTCCTCCGGCTAACCCTAAGGCTTACTTTTATATGACGGTGGACGGCAAACCGGCTGGTATGATCGTGATGGAGCTCTTTGCCGACACGACCCCGCGGACGGCAGAGAATTTCCGCGCCCTCTGTACAGGGGAGAAAGGCATGGGGAAGCTTGGTAAGCTACTCCATTACAAAGGATCAATCATCCACCATGTTGACCCCGGTTATATGATTGCCGGAGGAGATATCATTGACGGAGGGAAAGGAAACGGAGGCGAATGTATCTACGAGAGTAGGTTTTTCGAGGTTGAGAACTTCATCAAGAAGCACACCAGTCCAGGTATCCTCTCCATGTGGAACCGTGGTCGAAACAGCACCGGATCTCAGTTCATGATCCATGCAAAGGCGAATCCGGATCTGGAGGAAGAGTGTGTTGTGTTCGGCCAAGTTGTTCAAGGAATGGATGCGGTCACTGTTAGAAATTAA